The genomic DNA ATGTGCGAAGCTTTTTTCCCCCGCGGCGACGGGTCGGCGCGACAGCTCATCGGCGCACCGGAGGCTGTTTCTCTCCACACAAGTGCTGGAGAGAACATGACAGCTTGGAAGTTGCCTGACAAGAGAGCTGTGACGGCAAGGGAGTTCAGCCCACTGAAGAGTAGTGACTTCCAAGCCATTTTGGCCCTTTTTCACTTCACCTGATCTACTAATTAATCTCCAGAGTTGAGCCGTGACGTTTTTGTTAATCCCCCTGCTGCTGGCTTCTGTTCTTTGTTGTGGAAGCAGCACGTCGTCAGTTTAATTGTTCTCATTGCTAAAGGACCTGTCTCTCAGAGGGCAAACTAGACATCTCACTGAGAATTCATTGATTCATGACTtgacacccccccccccccccccccccaagaaGATCTTTGTTCCCTTTGGTTGGTTATTAATTCAGTGGTTTGTGCCACAGCAATTCAGTTGTAGCACCTCTCATGTCTGCACAATTTGCCCTCCTTTTCTATTTAttggaaaaaaattcagcaagCAGTTGTAGACTTCTGATGAAAGTTGAAGACTTGGATGTCCTTCAGGGTCATTCTTTTCCTTCAGGTCTTCTAAGTTTACATCTCACGCACATACTTCTGTATATTGtctgaaacaaaaacaaaatgaagaaaCAATCGATTTCTCGCCTTTCAGAAGAAACAAGTAACATCACGTTACAGTAACAAACAAGGTGAATCGATCGGATGGAAAGCCGCACATCAGACGTCAATGTGCCACCAAAATGCCATCCTCCCTGCAGAGGGCACTCTCGGGCGCCAGTAGCAGGTCACCGTCATCAGTCGGAGCTGAGCCAAGGGTGATGCTGAGGTGAGGTCAAGAGCTCCAAGCAACGGTACGCACAAGAGACGTCGACGCGTGCCAGGGCGCACCCACGTGTGCTCCGTCGTCATGCTGGGTTCGCATCCTTCCTGGACTTTGGAGAAAATTCAAAGAAAAGAGTAGAGAATGATTGTACACGCGAGATGGGAGACAGTCCAACGTACACTGCCACTTAGAAAGACGATGCAGATCAGTGCAGGGCAAAGCATAGATAAAACCTCCTCGGAGCTTCCACTGACTGAAGCAGCGTTAAGGGATGAAGTTAACAAATGTTAAGCGACCTGCACGCTCgtaactctttttttttctaggtgATGGAAGTACAACTACCTTAACTTTGACAGCAGCTCCTGAACAACCGTCATGTCTGAACTTTGAACCATCCCTCCGTCACCTGGACGAGACAGGATAATGATAACAAGGCGCTAGCTGCAGTAGTTGATGatgcgctctctctctctctctctccctcctcccccccccTTCGAGGTTTCTGAATTTGTGTTCTCTTATTCTCTGCTGTTCTGGTGCTCTGGCTAAATGTAGCACCTACTACTGCAGAAAGAGAGGACGGACACGTGGCGGCGCCAGTGCGGCGTCCGGTGAGCACCGACGGATCGGAGGCGGCGCTTAGAAGGATCCATGTCGTGACGAGGCGAGACGATGCAGAGGGCAGGGAGAATCCCCTGAAAACGAAGTGTACCTGCAAGTTCAGGCTTTCCGTGGCGGTCTCGACTCTCGATGCCGCCTCTGGATGCCGAGACGGAGAGCGACCTTGCTTCGCATCGTATCAGCCCAGGCAAGATTGACATCATCCAGTGGCGAGCGAAGTCATCCCTGAGCTTCCTGCTGTGATGCAACGGCAGGTTGTCGGTCGATTTTCTAGTGCTCTTTCAGTTCAGTCTTGTTAATGATGACCACGAAGCTGCAGGAACTGAATGCAGCTGCGAAATAGACATGCatcgaaaaaagaaaaataaaagaatagaTTCATCAGCAAGTACACTACAGGAGTGGATGGATGATTGGAAGGTTCCTCGCACACTTTCAGAGCCCAAACTAATCGCCCACATGCTAAATGTGGCCTGCCATATTAGAAAGATGAAGTGCTACTAATTCGCCCGCTAATCAAGGCAGCAAACACAGTGTGAGGTGGAGTGTCAGGGACAGAGAAGGACCCTCCGTCGGCTCCCATGTTACTTGCTAACCAATCGGGCtgtcatcgtcctcctcctcgtcggcggctcatcatTGCTTCCAAGGCTGGAGAACCATGGCGGTGGGGAAGTGGGGGGAGCACTTGATGTGAAGGCACTACTAGATTGCCGTTTCAAGTGAGGTACTAGTACTACTGGCCATGCTTGACGAGACAGAACCACGCACTACAGATTCTTGTGAGTGACCACAGTCGATTGTAAAGCAAGAAACAACCATATATTCGCGGCAAGCGTGTTCGCAAGATCTCATAATCGCTATCACTTTCAGTTCATTGGATGATGAAAGAAACCACCTGAACAGCGGATGGTAAAGCAGGGAACAGGAGGCAGCGGGCCGGTAGCAGTCGCGAACGATGGCATGTGTCAGGAGACCTACGCCTCACCGGCCAGATCGATCAGTAGACCATCGACCTATGTGACTGCATTATGCAACCAATCATCAGCGCCGATGACTATGAGTAATCAAGAGCTGAAATGGACACATTGCGCAGGCTTGGCTCATCGaagctctctctctcccccggATCTGCATGGGCCTAAAAAGAGGAAACGGGCCAACGTCGTGCAATTGGAGATCCGGCCCATTAGCCCACCTCGATGAAGCCCAAAGAGACGCCGAGCTGAGTTTAAAGTGGGCTTCCGAAGTGTCCGAAAGGCCCAAACCACCACTCACAGGAGGCGCAAGCAAGCCATGCTATATAAAAGCACGCGCAACGCGGCCTGCCAAAAACCCtagccccgcccgccgccgccactcctcaCCCTCTCCCAAACCCTACCcacaccctcgccgccgccggtcgcagCCATGCCGCCGAAGCTCGACCCGTCGCAGGTGGTGGAGGTCTTCGTCCGCGTGacgggcggcgaggtcggcgcgGCGTCGTCGCTGGCGCCCAAGATCGGCCCGCTCGGTCTCTCCCCGAAGAAGATCGGAGAGGACATCGCCAAGGAGACGGCCAAGGACTGGAAGGGCCTCCGCGTCACCGTCAAGCTCACCGTCCAGAACCGCCAGGCCAAGGTCTCCGTTgtgccctccgccgccgcgctcgtcaTAAAGGCGCTCAAGGAACCGGAGAGGGACAGGAAGAAGGTCAAGAACATCAAGCACAGTGGTAACATCAGCCTCGACGACGTCATCGAGATCGCCAGGACCATGAGGTCTAGGTCCATGGCCAAGGAGTTGGCCGGCACTGTCAAGGAGATCCTCGGCACCTGCGTCAGCGTCGGATGCACCGTCGACGGCAAGGACCCCAAGGACCTGCAGCAGGAGAtcgacgacggcgaggtcgAGATCCCCTCAGCTTGAAGGTGAAATTCCTCCTGGCATCTTTCTTCTTGTTACAGTACTACTGCGTGATTACTTGGATTGCTCTGCGGGATTGCTGAAGTTTAGATGACACTGCGGGTATTGCTAGAATTTAGGGAGACCAATGTTATTGTTACCGTGTTTCATTCTTTGGCTCTAGGATTCGTTTCTGCAAATGCAGGTTGCAGCCAAATGTTGATTGCGATGTGATTATTAACTCAAAACTGGAGACGCTACCAGACCTACCGTATTAGAATGGTTTTTTTAGTGATACTGATACACCAGACCTGCATTAGAATGGTTCAACTGATACACAGTTATCCATCTTTCATATCCTGTTAAGTATTGGTCTGATGAACATGTTCTTGCTAAATTGTTTGCTGGAGCCTGATCATGTTTGTTGTGTGGGAGGCCTGGCTTGTCATTcagagtgtgtttggttgcttgtatcatctggttcatgtatgaaatggttcaaaatgatagtgatttgtttggttgggtgaattgtaccaacTCATGCATGATGAAGCAACCCCACTTAGTATATTATTCTACTAACaggagtgaaccatatggtacaagcaaattggttgaaccacacCATCCAAGATCATCCATACATGCATGATCAGTTAAATTGTGGAAACAATAAGTGATTTTTTGCCTTTCAGAAGAAACAAGTAACAGCACGTTACAGCAACAAACAGGGTGAATCGATCTGATGGAAAGCCGCACATCAGACGTCAATTGtttcttcatttttcttttggtttcagCTTGATTACTCGGATTGCTCTGCGGGATTGCTGAAGTTTAGATGTGGGGATTGCTAGAATGTAGTGAGACCAATAGTTACCGTGTTAAATTCTTTGGCATGAAGATCCAAATGAAGATTGCAGCCAAATGTTGATTGCAATGTGATTATTAACTCAAAACTGGAGACTCTACCAGACCCGCAGTATTAGAATGGTTGTTTAGTGATACTGATACACCAGACCTGCTGCATTTAGAATGGTTTAGTGAAACTGGTACACAGTTATCTATCCTTCATATCCTGTTAAGTATTGGTCTGATGTACATGTTCTTGCTAAATTGTTTGCTGGAACCTGATCATGTTTGTTGTTTGGGAGGCCTGGCTTGTCATTCTCACTGTGTTTAGTTGCTTGTATCATTTGGTTCACGTatgaaatggttcaaaataatagtgatccttttgtttggttgggtgaattgtccACGAtggcaaccaaacacacccaatGTGCACATTTGGTCAGTCAAATTGTGGAATTAGATAGTGTTATTATGCTTCTATGTTCCTGATGATGGAGCACATATTATCCAATTCACCATAGTTTTTTTTGCTTGCTTCTCTACTTCTAGACATGATTTCAGTTTATATAAATCTTTAAATTATTTTGAATGTTTCCTGTTCAACAATAATGGATTCAGTGGAGTTCCTTGTCTTAGCTACTCTGTAGTGTTCTGTAGGCAATTCATTGTTGTTGCAGTGTTCTGTTATGAGTCCAAATGTGACCGatctcctgcaaaaaaaaaatgtgaccGATCATAACTACTTTGTAGTGCTGTTCTCGCGTTTTTAAAAGAAACTCGTTCCACATATGATGTACTTATATTTCATTTGTTCTGTATGCAGGCTAGACATTTCTATGGAGATAATCAGTGGTGCTGCTGAAGTGGTGCTTTGTTCTGCATGATGTTGATGTACCTCACTAAACAACGCGATTCCATCTATTTTTGTCTAGTTCTAGTAGTGTTGTCTTCTGAGAGACCTCAATGTTATTACTGGATCCTTTTCCAATTTTGGAAGTctagaatggagagtttcaatgcctctgcaatggaatCCAAGCCTCGTTTAGGGCTTTTTGGACAGTAGTGGATTGAAGTGGAATGGGGGAGGGATTGGAGgggaaattagttcattttagactcagggccagtttggcagggctccggctccggctccgtgcgcttaccgaagcacggaggagccggagccgcaccaaacggTATTGACCGCGGAGCCATTTTTTGGTACatttgggaggagccggagccgttttaggcctgcatggaggagcccaaaaaagtggctccgcggctccggctccggctccgcacgaggagcccctcgcgaggagccctgccaaaggagCCCTCAATCCCCCTTTGTTTCACTCCAATCCTCTTCTATCCAAACAAGCTCTTAGTGGATGTTTTATGATCGTTCAATATATTTCAGTGGCAGCTCGCTAGAGCTCATACTGATGAGGTGAATCGGTTACTGCGTCCATTAGGGAATATGAAATGCAATTCGACCATTTGCTCAACGTATCCTCTGGACGCATGCACCACAAGACGTTCACATTGCCAAACACTGCTATTTGCTGGTCTCCTGGCAATTCGACCATTTGCTCAACGTATCCTCCGCAAGCATAGGCCTCCTGGCTCCTGCTGTGTCCAAAACTGAATGTTTTGAGCATCAtacatgcattgcattgcatgttacAATACAAAAGGACAGAAATAAATAGCTACTGTATTACACATCAGCATCGGTTCTTCCGTACACTAAAAAGCTGCTATTACAGCAGTAACAGCCTGCTAATTTCCTACAAGTAGCTGATCAACATGCTAATCAACACTACACTTTCAAACACTAGGATATGATGATTTCCTAGACGGCAATAACGAAGTTGATTAATCTGTAAAATTAAAATCACGAAACACCAAATGAAATATCAAAtctgttaaaaaaaaatactgaaaTGCAAGTCCTGGAGCTTCAGAAGAACAAGCAGCTTCACACACGAGCCCAGCACATCCATTGATCCACACAACACCACATGCAAGCATCTCGCTGTCTGGGGTTAATTTCAATCAAAATTGGCTGTTGTTTAGCCTCTTCCTTCACTGAAATCAATCTTGGGCGTATATAAAAGAAATCAATCATGGGCATATATAAAAGAATGCAACCAAGAGAAGGTTACACACAACATTTCACTCCAAATTGTTTGCTGAGACACGTTTCCACATTTAGCATTCAACTTGCACTTAGTTAATGGCTTAACCTACTTCAAGATGAGGGGCGGCGGAAGCCTGCAGTACGTCGTGATCATCATCTACTCCCTCGTGGTGTTTCGAAGCGTACCCGGAGACACAGGCGCAGCATGAAGTCACCGTTGGTGTAGGATTGGACGGCGCCATTTTTAGGGCTCAGGGCGAGGCTTAATTAGGATTTGCATCGTTAGGGATAGGATAGGTGGGGTGAAAGAGGGGCCGGAAGAAGATGTGGTAGTGTCTTGTGGTTGCCACCAACCACAAATTAGGTATAGATGGCAACAACCAGGgcagccacaagcccacaacgcCATTAGCGACCCCAGCACAGCTGCAAGGGAGGAGGCATGGCTCGTGCGTAGAGACACTTCCCATGGCACTTTAAAAGATGTCCCATGTATCAAGGCATTGCTTGAGACATTTTAATGAAGCTATAAATAAATTAAACACATCTTTTTCAGACATTTTGTAAAATGCGAATACATATTTATATGTAGAGAACATCTTTAAGAAAATGTTAATTTGACCTAATTGCATAGAGACGTAATTTGGGTTATTGCTCCTTTTCTAAATTCTACCAACACGTATTGTTTTGATGTTTGAGACATGTAAAGAACTACTTGTAACAATCACAATAAACATATAAGGAATAAATGGTTTGAGGTTGAACTGGCTAGCAAGCAGAGAATATGCATTTATTTGCTGTTGCATGAGGTCTTAGTTCGAGGATCCACCATTACAAACTCATCATAATTTTGCAATATATTTCTAGTACTTTTGGTAAATAGAGATATAATATTGTGTCTTAATTTACTTGTTGTCGCAACATGGAACATAAAGATATTCAACTAAGTATCTTCATTCAAATAGATATTACTACTTACAATGGCACTTTTACATATGATGCTTCAGAAAATTTCTCTATGACTACCGTTGAGACAACTGTCATAAGTACTCATCTCTCCTCAATATATTCTGATAATAAACATACAATATTCATTTAGGTCATACTCAGCTACTTGATGTCAGAAGTGCTAATGCTACTACAAGCAACTCAACGTCAACGGATGAGAACAAGCTCCACGTAATATTTTGCATCGAGATGGTGTGCCCAGACAATGGTCCTGGCATATTTCATCCCCCATGGCTATTGCTGTCAGAAACCGCCCCAGCGTGTATGTTACAAGTCGCTTGAGGAGTGCCAGTCCAAATGCCCCATCTGCAACCCTCACTGCCTGCCGCAGTCTTCCCTTGAATCTGAGAGGGAAGACGATCGTTCATTCCAAGTAAAGATAAACGTCACTTTATTGAAGTAAAATAAAGCAATGATGCGTGAGATATTGGTTGGAATAACGTACCACATGCACGAGCTTAAAAGAAGAGTTGTGCGCAGACAGCATCACCTGCCATGAGCTAGGTTCAATTGTTAATTTCTCTTGCTGGGATAATTTCGATATTTCCCATGAGTTATATATTGagttttctatgaattttgatttgtttccaCGTCTTATGCATCTGCCATCAATCTTATTTATATCTCGATGAGCTCCTTTTCCCGTTGCAAATGCTTTGCGAGGATTAGAGCCTCCATGCAAATAAATTATAATCATTGCTGTTGATGTTGTTTAGTAATTACCCTTCTTTATTTGGCTATACCGTTGCTTGCTTGATTATTATCGTGCCGTAGGGTTGTTCTTAGTTATTGATATATAAGAAGTGCCATACATGATAATTTTGGCCTGCTATCTTAATTGTTAAAAACTGGGAGAGCTAACGTACtctctaggtgcatagcaaaaatctaTGAATATAatttatagcaaaatctatgaatatCAAAAAAACCAAAATGACTAATAATTTAGGAGGGAACACAAGTTTGCATTCAAATTATTGTACTATGTTTACTCATGATTACAATTATTATGCCCTTCATAATACTTAGAATTAGGGCATGTATAACAGCTGCTGTCTATTTGATTTGCCATGTTAGACACAGACAGCTAAAAAGATAGCTTGTACAGTGAGCCATCTATTTAGCTGTCTGCAAGCTATTTAATTCATTCATTAAAATGGTGATCAAGTGTACACTTGATCTTTGTAGCCATTTTGGTGCTCAATTGGTAGAATGCATGATATTAAATTAAGTTACTTAAAGTCTTTGAAAAAATAGGTACTCCAAATACATGATATGATTTAGTAAAGTTGCAATACCATTACAATGTAGGTCTAACTTTGGTTTTGCCCATAACGTTGCCATATGTGCTCAACTAAATCCTTCTTGAGTTGCTTATGTGTAGAATGCTTATGTGTAGGAGCACGGATAGCGAGTTTCTATTAAGTACCTATGCGAAGCATGGGTTAGGATTATTATTCGTACTCACTTCTGGTGGTAGGAATATAGTTGCACTTGGGTTCTCATTTAAATCCAATGGAATTTTAACCAAGTTCTTTTCATCTTCAACTATCATATTATGGAGGATGACGCAAGCTTGCATTATGTTAACAACATCATCCCTCTTCCACATATGTGTTGGATGACGTACAATATCAAATCGGGATTGCAACACGCCGAACACACACTCAACATCCTTCCTTGTCCCTTCTTAATGTTGCGCATATAATTTGTGTTTCTCCATTTGAGTTGATGATATTATCTTCACAAAGGCTGCCCACTTGGGATATATTCCGTCAGCAAGATAGTACCCCGTGTCATATTACATCCCATTTATAACAAATTGTACTCTTGGAGCTTCTCCTTTTATCGCATCAATGAGTAGTGGTGACTTATTCAGCACATCGATATCATTATAGGCCACAGCGGTACAAAAAACGCATGCCATATGCGAAGGTCAGGTGATGCTACCGCTTCAAGGATTATAGTAGGAATTTTCTTGTCACCACAAGTAAACATGTCAGCCCAACCTTTTGGGCAATTCTTCCACGCCCAATGCATACAGTCAATGCTTCCTATCATGCCTGGGAAGCCACGAGCCTCATTTAGTTGCAGAATTTGTTCTAGTTCATCAATTCGCAGGTACTCTCCACCAAAACATTCAATCACTCCTTGAGCGAATTTCCCTAAGCACTCCAAAGACGTGCTTGCAGCAATTTTCAAAACCTCATCAAGTTGGTCAGCTGGCGTGCCATATCCTAGCATTCGAATGGCCACGGTACACTTTTGAAGAGGTGAGTGGCCATCTCTTCCAGTTGCATCCACTCTTCgggtaaaaaaaaaggatcCCAATCATTGAGAACTCCAACAATTCGAAGGATCAATGGCTTTGTCATCCGAAACCTTCTGTGGAACATCTCATCAGTGTAGATAGGATTTGCAGAAAAGTAGTTAGCAACAAGTTCATCATGACCAGCTTCTCAATGTCTAGGTATATACCTTTGAGGTCCACTTTGACACTGACGATGATTAGGCGGTTTAGAAGATGCTCCTTCAATTTTGGCCTTCAACTTGTCACCAATCTTCCTCCGAAATGATTCTAACTTTTCATCCTTGGCAAGGAAGTCATCAAGTGTGTAGATATTTGCTGGATCGATTTCTATTTCATCCTCGGCAAGGAAATCCTCGGTAGCCTCCTGATCTTCATGAGCAGGCGCCAGAACTTCCTACTCTTCCTGCGCAGCCTCCTGCTCTTCTAGCGCCTACGCAacttcctcctcttcatgtGCAACCAACTCACCGGTCGCCATTGAGCAAAAAAATGAAATAGAGATATATTTGGTTGAACAAATATAGAGGTCATCATGTATTTGTACATCTGCATACAGTCATCTTTAACGCATAGTAGTGGCTAGAATGCATGTAGTCATTTCAGTTCACACATGACTTCTGCCATTCACACAGGATACACACAATGCATTTCAGTTCACACATCACTTCTGCCATTCCCACTCCCATTCAGTTCACACATGACTTCTGCCATTCCCACAACCATTCAGTTCACCACAACATAGTtcaaatgacaaaaaaaaaggtccAACTCTAAATGCAAATAAGAAATAGAAATGAGATGAAAATAAGCATAGATCCAACTCTAAATGAGACTGTTTGTTGTCTTCTACATGGAAAACATGGGTCTTACCAATCCACATTTGATCATTATAACCACTAGtaaaaaccctttgagccttcaACCAAGCACTATGGAAGAGGTCAGTCCACTTATTAACCTTATGCCAACGGTCCTTCGCTTGCTTTGCATTTCTTCTCCTATGATTTGGGGTAGTCTCATTGTAGGTGTTAGCAACATCATGCCAATACTGTTCATTCTTCCTATTAGCACCGATGCTTGAGTTAGTTGAATTGTACAGCCACGAGCTCATCTGTAAAATTATCAAGTTAAGAATGCTTTTCATTGTTCAACCTGCCTTTATCAAATAGAAATTAGCATGACAAATGCAATGAAAACTCACCACCCGGGCATCTTCTTCTTGTGTCCAAAGGATTCGCTTCTCAGTCCTAGGTAACTCTAAATTATCCCCTATGTCAACAGTAACAtacttatttttttctattcaTGAAAGTAGAGTGGCTAGTTCTTTTTCTGATGGTGTATCTTCCATAGTGCACGACGGTTTGAATGGGGCAAAATGAGCATGACCCctaacaaaataaaaattttgagATAAATGAGGCTGGATAAAGTTTGTGAAACCACCGGGAGGTGTAGGATTTTTATCCCTGCAAAATTTCACATTGTTCAGCAAGACCACAACCTAtccattttattttttcaaccACTAGATGAGAAAAACAATCAGTGACTAGTAAACATGGTAAAGGTAATTGATTATATGCTATACCATTAGCACAAACATATTTGATTAACTATCCCTTCATCTAACTGAGTGGCATACATGACTGATAAACATGACTGTATATATCAATGGCATACAAGACTACCCAATCTGCTATGTACTGACAAAGACATCAATAAATTTCTGAAAACCACGACTGATAAACATGCCTGCAAGTATCAATTGTCATTATCTGAACAATAAACAGCAAGACGGATCTAACAAATCTACTGAGCAACTATCACTTCATCCAACAGATAATGTACTTGATAATGATTTTTCAACCATGACTTCTAAACAAACATACATTTATAACTTGAAACAAAAGAAGACATTTTGCTACTGATCAGCAAGCATGGGGAAACTTTCAATTGCACAGTAAGCCAGAACTATCACTAATGTACTGAACAAATATCTCAGACATCACATTGTTCAAAATATCTATATCAATTGCCACTATCTGGACAAGCAAACCTCCCATCTTCACTGGTTCGAATGAGCAAATTTGAGAATTAGTGATTTACCATGTTGCCGGATCTGAAGCTTGAGGTAGCATCCATGGTTGAGGCATGGAGCTTTCACCAGTGCTGGCGAAGAAGCTGCCGAGGCCGTTGAAGAAGTAGCTCCCGTTGGCGAAGGAAGTCGGTGAAGCACCACCAGATCCACCCACGTCCATCTGCTCCAACGGAGGTGCCGCGCGGCCAGAACTCACTTGCTCCGGCGCAGCCGCAGCTCCCTCGGCGAACTTCCTCATCTAGGCTGCCGAATCTTCCCCGGTGGACTTCCGCATCGGCGGTGCCGCCGTTACTTTCCGCACCGCCGGTGCCTTCCGTGATTGTGCCCCGGTTGCTCTCCGTTGTCGAGACGAATCCGCCTTCAGCAGCTCtcgagccgcagccgccgcctgcTTCTCTTGCTGTCGCATGCTGGAGCAGGGTTTTCTCTTGCTGATTTCGGGTGGAGGCCTGGAGGGGGGGAAAAAGAGGATGGGGGAGTAGGGGATTTAGGGGAGAAGGGGCGCGCAGCCCTGGCGCCAAAGGGAAAATCGCGCGCGCGGGACTACGCGCAGCAGATCCTCGCTGCCGTCG from Setaria italica strain Yugu1 chromosome VII, Setaria_italica_v2.0, whole genome shotgun sequence includes the following:
- the LOC101786514 gene encoding 60S ribosomal protein L12-1, giving the protein MPPKLDPSQVVEVFVRVTGGEVGAASSLAPKIGPLGLSPKKIGEDIAKETAKDWKGLRVTVKLTVQNRQAKVSVVPSAAALVIKALKEPERDRKKVKNIKHSGNISLDDVIEIARTMRSRSMAKELAGTVKEILGTCVSVGCTVDGKDPKDLQQEIDDGEVEIPSA